One Nyctibius grandis isolate bNycGra1 chromosome 17, bNycGra1.pri, whole genome shotgun sequence genomic window carries:
- the H6PD gene encoding GDH/6PGL endoplasmic bifunctional protein, giving the protein MLRRVLCTVLFMGALPSLAEVSQGHISVVLLGATGDLAKKYLWQGLFQLYMDQVSSGHSFTFHGAALTALEPGQRLMFDVLKKLACPPDEPPNRCAVLKDQFLKLSQYHQLKTAENYTVLNREIETLLHQEGLKEAGRIFYFSVPPFAYTEIARHINSSCRPPPGAWLRVVLEKPFGHDLESAQQLAAELRSFFREEEMYRVDHYLGKQAVAHILPFRDQNRQFLDPIWNRHHVERVEIVLKETVDAKGRSSFYEQYGVIRDVLQNHLTEALMFLTMELPANVSSAEEVLQGKLQAFQSLRGLEKNSAVLGQYQAYASQVQEELQKAPGYISTTPTFAGVLIHSDSLRWEGVPFLLTSGKALDERVGYVRVLFKNRAYCTQSETLRDAGHSQCKAKQIIFYIGHGALNTPAVLVSRNLFRPVMPEGSWREAVGQSDLHIFGQPLTDYYMYSPVKERDAYSVLISNIYHGRKDFFITTENLLASWGFWTPLLDSISHQPLRLYPGGVENQHLLDFEMVSGEVAFTLAEPVELLNPNRLMPSDYRTIQTKFRQSPLVSAWAEDLISQLASDIEKTASRTVARSGQFHLALSGGSSPVVLFQRLARHHYAFPWKHTHIWLVDERCVPLSDTESNFFSLHNHLLQSVRVPYFNVHPMPVHLNQRLCVEEDRGTELYAKEIVALVANASFDLVVLGVGTDGHTASLFPQSENGLRGAQSVVLTESPVKPHQRMSLSLPLINKARQVFVLVLGKGKHDITTLLSRVGYEPRKWPVSGVSPSSGQLVWYVDYEALLG; this is encoded by the exons ATGCTGAGAAGAGTCCTGTGTACAGTGTTGTTCATGGGAGCCTTGCCATCACTGGCTGAAGTGTCCCAGGGCCACATCTCAGTGGTCTTGCTGGGAGCCACAGGTGATTTGGCCAAGAAGTATTTGTGGCAGGGTCTATTCCAGCTGTACATGGACCAAGTGAGCAGTGGCCACAGCTTCACTTTCCATGGGGCTGCACTGACAGCTCTGGAGCCAGGGCAGAGGCTGATGTTTGatgtgctgaagaagctggCCTGTCCCCCAGATGAACCTCCGAACAGGTGTGCTGTGCTCAAGGACCAATTCCTGAAGCTGAGCCAATACCACCAGCTGAAGACTGCTGAAAACTACACTGTGCTGAACAGAGAGATTGAGACGCTGCTTCACCAGGAGGGGCTGAAGGAAGCTGGAAGGATCTTCTACTTCTCAGTACCACCGTTTGCCTACACAGAGATTGCTCGCCacatcaacagcagctgcagaccGCCTCCAGGAGCCTGGTTGCGTGTGGTGCTGGAGAAACCTTTTGGCCATGACCTGGAGTcagcccagcagctggctgcagagctgagaaGCTTCTTCAGGGAAGAGGAGATGTACCGGGTGGACCATTACCTTGGCAAACAG GCTGTAGCCCATATCCTGCCTTTTCGAGATCAGAACCGACAGTTTCTGGATCCAATTTGGAACCGACATCATGTGGAAAGAGTGGAGATTGTCTTGAAAGAGACTGTGGATGCTAAAG GCCGCAGCAGCTTCTACGAGCAGTACGGAGTCATCCGGGACGTGCTGCAGAACCACCTCACAGAGGCCTTGATGTTCCTGACCATGGAGCTCCCAGCCAACGTGAGCAGTGCCGAAGAGGTTTTGCAGGGCAAGCTGCAGGCCTTCCAGTCCTTGCGGGGCCTGGAGAAAAACAGTGCTGTGTTGGGTCAGTATCAGGCGTATGCCAGCCAAGTACAGGAGGAACTGCAAAAGGCACCAGGCTACATCAGCACAACACCAACCTTTGCAG GTGTGCTGATTCACAGTGACAGCCTGCGTTGGGAAGGGGTCCCTTTCCTCCTCACTTCTGGGAAAGCTCTGGATGAACGGGTAGGTTATGTCCGTGTTCTCTTCAAGAACCGGGCTTACTGCACTCAGAGCGAGACCCTGAGGGATGCAGGGCACAGCCAGTGTAaagccaagcagatcatcttcTACATCGGGCACGGCGCACTCAACACCCCTGCGGTGCTTGTGAGCAGGAACCTTTTCAGGCCTGTCATGCCAGAAGGCAGCTGGAGAGAAGCAGTGGGTCAGTCAGACCTGCACATTTTTGGACAACCATTGACTGATTACTATATGTACAGCCctgtgaaagagagagatgCGTATTCCGTCCTCATCTCCAACATCTACCATGGCAGGAAGGACTTCTTCATTACCACTGAGAACCTGCTGGCCTCCTGGGGATTCTGGACACCGCTGCTGGATAGCATTTCCCACCAGCCCCTGCGCCTCTACCCTGGGGGTGTGGAGAACCAGCACCTCTTAGACTTCGAAATGGTGAGTGGGGAAGTGGCATTCACGCTGGCAGAGCCAGTGGAACTGCTGAACCCCAACAGGCTGATGCCAAGTGATTACAGGACAATCCAGACCAAATTTCGGCAAAGTCCCCTGGTCTCAGCATGGGCTGAGGACCTGATTTCCCAGCTGGCTTCTGACATTGAGAAGACAGCAAGCAGGACTGTGGCACGCTCTGGGCAGTTCCACCTGGCCCTCTCAGGTGGCTCAAGCCCAGTGGTCCTATTCCAGCGGCTGGCAAGACACCATTATGCCTTCCCGTGGAAGCACACCCACATCTGGCTGGTAGATGAACGGTGTGTCCCTCTCAGTGACACAGAGTCCAACTTCTTCAGCTTGCACAACCACCTCCTCCAGAGTGTCAGGGTGCCCTACTTCAACGTCCACCCCATGCCTGTGCACCTGAACCAGCGGCTCTGTGTGGAAGAGGACAGAGGCACAGAGCTGTATGCCAAGGAGATCGTGGCCCTGGTGGCCAATGCCAGCTTTGACCtggtggtgctgggggtgggcacTGATGGCCACACTGCCTCGCTCTTCCCTCAGTCTGAAAATGGCTTGAGAGGGGCTCAGAGCGTGGTGCTGACTGAAAGCCCTGTCAAACCTCACCAAAGAATGAGCCTTAGCTTACCCCTCATCAACAAGGCCAGGCAggtgtttgtcctggttttggggAAGGGTAAGCACGACATCACCACCCTGCTCAGCAGGGTGGGCTATGAGCCAAGGAAATGGCCTGTCTCGGGTGTCAGCCCCAGCTCTGGCCAGCTGGTGTGGTATGTGGATTATGAAGCTCTGCTTGGGTGA